In one window of Marinilabiliales bacterium DNA:
- a CDS encoding XRE family transcriptional regulator: protein MKNVTDFEDLLKEKYGEKGTPSRDKYDADSLAFRLGVMLKEARKEANVTQEELAEKTGTKKSYISRIERGQSDIQISTYHKLIETGLGKHLNISIG from the coding sequence ATGAAAAATGTGACTGATTTTGAAGACTTATTAAAAGAAAAGTATGGAGAAAAAGGAACTCCATCAAGAGATAAGTATGATGCTGATTCTTTAGCATTCAGATTGGGAGTAATGCTAAAAGAAGCAAGAAAAGAAGCAAACGTGACTCAAGAAGAACTTGCTGAAAAGACTGGAACAAAGAAAAGCTATATTTCAAGAATTGAACGTGGACAAAGCGATATTCAGATTTCTACATACCACAAATTGATTGAAACTGGCTTAGGAAAACATTTGAACATTTCGATTGGATAA
- a CDS encoding type II toxin-antitoxin system RelE/ParE family toxin, with protein MKISWTPTAKRTYFKVLDYLAENWTKREVTNFMNEVESLLTQITDNPEMFQASRKKKNVRKALITKHNTLYYRIKPKNKELELITFWDNRQDPKKIAY; from the coding sequence ATGAAGATAAGCTGGACCCCGACAGCAAAAAGGACTTACTTTAAAGTTCTTGACTATTTAGCAGAAAACTGGACCAAAAGGGAAGTTACAAACTTTATGAACGAAGTTGAAAGTTTACTGACCCAGATCACCGACAATCCTGAAATGTTCCAAGCCTCCAGAAAGAAGAAAAATGTCAGAAAAGCCTTGATAACAAAGCACAACACACTTTACTACAGGATAAAACCCAAGAATAAAGAGTTAGAGCTAATCACCTTTTGGGACAACCGCCAGGATCCTAAAAAGATAGCTTACTAA